One stretch of Akkermansia sp. RCC_12PD DNA includes these proteins:
- a CDS encoding SUMF1/EgtB/PvdO family nonheme iron enzyme, with translation MPDCSMFDLPHNFGDYTLVALVGRTRGGILYQAIQQGMDRSVFMELLVPDNQEGVTVEDFIMKARTRAAINVPVLGTVYEASQVQGYWFVTSEQLGGSSLQGMLDRGETLSVKDMLKVIETAGTICGKYERLQTAFNLMEPRHIFLDDKSCVRVMNTAMPGNFHEAQSCEQMEKLGEYLLPLVTPDVPGATRMSTLLGWMRDGQNGSRMQWEQVMELIAAVREQLGLSPRATTHRYTVPAEPVRKSRMWMIWTGVGVLAAGAGTALLLFSGPAAETAPSGPPPAPKHYPDFSASDHTEVPVTIPGTGDLIVGAHEITMESYRLFLDQWSRLTPELKEKYSHPDQPDKQNATHVPSDWEAMWKAASTPGGKWKGRRITPRSPVVNVTFWDAWAYAAWKPVGSGEPRYRLPSRQEWMALGALMETGEKGDKTLVIDRYSNDYDLKTGICGMASGVMEWTSSVEKDPARVKEPPGPVACGGDWKHPGITDKVEYLRSRDECRDNLGFRIVRPVR, from the coding sequence ATGCCCGACTGCTCCATGTTCGATCTTCCTCATAACTTTGGCGACTACACACTGGTGGCTCTTGTCGGCCGCACGCGGGGGGGTATTCTCTACCAGGCCATCCAGCAGGGCATGGACCGTTCCGTATTCATGGAATTGCTGGTGCCGGACAATCAGGAAGGAGTGACGGTGGAGGATTTCATCATGAAGGCCCGTACGCGCGCCGCCATCAACGTACCGGTACTGGGAACGGTGTACGAGGCTTCCCAGGTCCAAGGCTACTGGTTCGTTACCAGCGAGCAGCTGGGCGGCTCTTCCCTCCAGGGCATGCTGGACCGAGGGGAAACCCTGTCCGTCAAGGATATGCTGAAAGTGATTGAAACGGCAGGGACCATTTGCGGCAAGTACGAGCGTTTGCAGACGGCGTTCAACCTGATGGAGCCGCGCCATATCTTTCTGGACGACAAGTCCTGCGTGCGGGTGATGAATACAGCCATGCCCGGGAATTTTCACGAAGCGCAGTCCTGCGAACAAATGGAAAAGCTGGGAGAGTATCTTCTCCCCCTGGTGACGCCGGACGTGCCCGGCGCCACGCGCATGAGCACCCTGCTGGGCTGGATGCGCGACGGGCAGAACGGCAGCCGGATGCAGTGGGAACAGGTCATGGAGCTGATAGCGGCGGTTCGGGAGCAATTGGGTCTTTCTCCCCGGGCGACCACCCACCGCTATACCGTCCCGGCGGAACCGGTCAGAAAATCCCGGATGTGGATGATATGGACCGGGGTGGGCGTTTTGGCCGCCGGTGCGGGCACGGCCCTCCTTCTTTTCTCCGGTCCGGCCGCAGAAACGGCCCCGTCAGGACCGCCTCCGGCCCCGAAACATTATCCGGATTTTTCCGCTAGCGACCATACGGAAGTTCCCGTCACTATTCCCGGTACGGGGGACCTCATCGTGGGAGCCCATGAGATCACGATGGAATCCTACCGGTTGTTCCTGGACCAGTGGTCCCGGCTGACGCCGGAGCTGAAGGAAAAGTATTCCCATCCGGATCAGCCGGACAAGCAGAATGCCACCCATGTCCCCAGTGACTGGGAAGCCATGTGGAAGGCCGCCAGCACTCCAGGCGGCAAATGGAAGGGAAGGAGGATCACTCCCCGTTCCCCCGTCGTCAACGTCACTTTCTGGGATGCCTGGGCCTATGCCGCCTGGAAACCCGTGGGGTCTGGGGAACCGCGCTACCGGCTGCCTTCCCGCCAGGAATGGATGGCTCTGGGGGCCCTGATGGAAACGGGCGAAAAGGGGGATAAAACCCTGGTCATTGACAGGTACAGCAATGATTATGATCTGAAGACCGGCATATGCGGCATGGCCTCCGGCGTGATGGAATGGACCTCTTCCGTGGAAAAGGACCCCGCGCGCGTGAAGGAACCTCCGGGCCCCGTCGCCTGCGGCGGAGACTGGAAGCACCCCGGCATTACGGATAAGGTGGAATACCTGCGCTCGCGCGACGAATGCCGGGACAACTTGGGATTCAGAATCGTGCGGCCTGTCCGGTGA
- a CDS encoding PDZ domain-containing protein: MKFLPYAYLFPLAALWIPWASAEGSNGSLDFEQRINGKVVLKTIEPVRERLQNLSAVFFSKHDVVAYGVILTPDGYIATKASEFESRNGLLIRIGSSKYESFQVVGTDPATDIALIKVDAADLPAPGPVSSDAPIGMLVVSNGSTTRISRRPQLGTISAARRPIPNKDTVYLGVVFGAPCSFQEVVKDGPAFQAGALAGDRIVALDGTPVSTLEDISPILSKKAIGEKLKLRVRREDREISYTVTLGSRRKALGDQVPETSNDEISGGFSKRRDDFPMVLQHDTPSRFTLMGGPLLNLKGELIGMNIARVNRAENYALPIEVVQESMKRILKNNRKPKPEK; this comes from the coding sequence ATGAAGTTTCTCCCTTATGCATATTTGTTTCCTTTGGCGGCGTTATGGATTCCCTGGGCTTCGGCTGAAGGAAGCAATGGCAGCCTGGACTTTGAACAGCGCATCAACGGCAAGGTCGTTCTGAAAACCATTGAACCCGTTCGGGAACGATTGCAGAATCTAAGCGCCGTCTTTTTTTCCAAACATGACGTAGTGGCCTACGGCGTGATCCTGACGCCGGACGGCTATATCGCCACGAAGGCGTCCGAATTCGAGTCCCGCAACGGCCTGCTCATCCGCATAGGTTCCTCCAAGTATGAAAGTTTTCAGGTAGTCGGCACAGACCCGGCCACGGACATTGCCCTGATCAAGGTGGATGCCGCCGATCTTCCGGCGCCGGGCCCTGTGAGCAGCGATGCTCCCATTGGCATGCTCGTGGTCAGCAACGGGTCCACCACCAGAATTTCCCGCCGTCCCCAGCTGGGTACCATCAGCGCCGCACGGCGCCCCATCCCAAACAAGGATACGGTCTATCTGGGCGTGGTGTTCGGAGCCCCCTGCTCTTTTCAGGAAGTGGTCAAGGATGGTCCGGCCTTCCAAGCGGGCGCCCTGGCCGGAGACAGGATTGTAGCCCTGGACGGTACTCCCGTCTCCACACTGGAAGACATTTCCCCCATTTTATCGAAAAAAGCCATCGGGGAAAAACTCAAGCTGCGCGTCAGGCGCGAAGACAGGGAGATTTCCTACACCGTCACTCTGGGTTCACGGCGCAAGGCGCTGGGGGATCAGGTCCCGGAAACATCCAATGATGAGATCAGCGGCGGCTTCAGCAAACGGCGCGACGATTTTCCGATGGTTCTCCAGCACGACACCCCCTCCCGATTCACGCTGATGGGAGGGCCGCTCCTCAACCTCAAAGGAGAATTAATCGGCATGAATATTGCCAGAGTGAACCGGGCTGAGAATTACGCCCTGCCGATCGAAGTAGTGCAGGAGAGCATGAAGCGCATTCTGAAAAACAACCGGAAACCGAAGCCGGAGAAATGA